One stretch of Anolis carolinensis isolate JA03-04 chromosome 3, rAnoCar3.1.pri, whole genome shotgun sequence DNA includes these proteins:
- the LOC134297963 gene encoding uncharacterized protein LOC134297963: MKLIPSGATERRWSSMSQHGPTKALSGRWWLDILRGKSGRQAMRRGGKRTVFGILFVLSFILSFGKRAHGNWIKEHANYMFEQHGKEVALIYEHPLTVGDFSFLPDLIDEPQIVLEGLSKAQEGPPTVFSSIPQRINKTRFRRFRYHTSTRGLCFCCGGSGIWNSEWKHWGTRQAFFSRLGNYSHCRDRFYLHGRFNTSYVSRLNLTATEWASMYPDYPTFSVNDSIEGLKSYMNILQQLTQLSLGKSLCPLWQIRDPNLWFFFDKWATNYHPGNYQCVGVGYLTFPVQVLHKGHQRLKRDIVQTGPLGPECSDEVIINKALSGSEASRVGGGLITGLLTLGAYPGIVAQANRRSVLGLTCRLEKSINATGKIFREIQSEVEEISQMALQHKLALDYLLAARGGLCAMVRGRCVVKFHNLNNTIEDDIESLQKLIYNNVQEIEGWSPFSWVTSWLPSIEWLKNILLVGILGLFIVLIVMCCTPIMMQMCTRCVTQSLPEKKIAILQAKRDWMEP; this comes from the coding sequence atgaagctgatcccttcgggtgcaacggagcgtcggtggtcaagtatgtcgcagcatggcccaacaaaggcgctctccgggagatggtggctagacattttgagaggaaaaagtgggagacaagctatgaggaggggaggaaagcgcactgtgtttggtatattatttgtgctgagttttattctctcttttggaaaaagagcacatgggaattggataaaagaacatgccaattatatgtttgagcagcacgggaaagaggtagcattaatatatgaacaccccctcaccgtaggagatttttcatttcttcccgatttaattgatgaaccacagattgtgttggagggattgtccaaggctcaggagggtccacctaccgtgttttctagcataccgcaaaggataaataaaactcggtttcgacggtttagataccatacctccaccaggggtttgtgcttctgttgtggaggatcgggaatatggaattctgagtggaaacactggggaactaggcaggcgttcttttcccgattaggcaattattcccattgtcgagaccggttctatctacatggacgatttaatacatcttatgtctcacgattaaatctaaccgcaaccgagtgggctagcatgtatccagattatcccacatttagtgtgaatgattctattgagggcctaaaatcttatatgaacatactgcaacaattaacccaactgagcctaggtaaaagcctctgtccgttatggcaaattagggatccaaatctatggtttttctttgataaatgggccacaaattatcaccccggcaactaccagtgtgtcggtgtgggttatttgacattcccagttcaggtcttacacaaagggcatcagcgcctgaaacgggacattgtgcaaacaggccctctaggaccagaatgctcggatgaggtcattatcaacaaggccctgtcaggttcagaagcctcccgtgtaggaggaggcctgatcacaggcttgttgacactgggtgcttacccagggattgtagctcaagcaaaccgtagaagtgttctaggcctgacttgccgccttgaaaagtccataaatgccactggtaaaattttccgggaaatccagtctgaagtagaagaaatcagccagatggccctacagcataagttggcccttgactacctactggcggccagggggggcttatgcgccatggttagaggacgttgtgtagtgaaatttcataacttgaataatactattgaagatgacatcgagtcattacaaaagttaatttacaataatgtccaggagatagaaggttggtctcccttctcctgggtgactagctggttaccctcaatagaatggttgaagaacatattgttggtagggattttaggattgttcattgttctcatagttatgtgttgcactccaataatgatgcaaatgtgtactaggtgtgtcacacaatctttacctgaaaaaaagatagccatactccaagccaagcgggattggatggaaccataa